Proteins co-encoded in one Nitrospirota bacterium genomic window:
- a CDS encoding sigma-54 dependent transcriptional regulator, which translates to MTEEWGAILVVDDDAEMRELVHDVLKDRGHQITTAGSGQEALTLLGGADYAVVLTDLRMKGMLGTELLTEIRRLYPDIGVVLMTAFGTVDTAVEAMKRGASDYLTKPVKNDELVRVVERVIREAGLRREVNRLRREVHKEYSFHHIIGKSKPMQEVFDLIRRVADSPTNLLITGESGTGKELVAKAIHYNSDRKDAPFIPVNCAAIPEQLLESELFGHMRGSFTDAKMDKRGLFEEAQKGTLFLDEISELPLMLQAKILRAIQEKEIRRVGANKPIAVDVRIIAATNLHLTEEVKAKRFREDLYYRLNVIELRLPPLRERREDIPLLVDAFMKKCAEVRGKQIQGVSESALAMLVDYAWPGNVRELENVIERAVTLTRSEKIVPGDLPAAIQGARGDRRILDDAAERTLPLDEVEKEYILKILEKTGGNKYQAAQILGIDRKTLYRKLGEIEGKTPA; encoded by the coding sequence ATGACCGAAGAATGGGGCGCGATTCTCGTTGTGGACGATGATGCGGAAATGCGAGAGCTGGTCCATGATGTGCTCAAGGATCGTGGGCATCAGATCACGACGGCGGGTAGCGGCCAGGAGGCCCTCACATTATTGGGGGGGGCAGACTATGCGGTCGTGCTGACCGATCTACGGATGAAAGGGATGCTTGGGACGGAGTTGCTGACGGAGATCCGGCGTCTCTATCCAGATATCGGGGTTGTGCTCATGACGGCCTTCGGAACAGTGGACACGGCGGTGGAGGCCATGAAGCGGGGCGCCAGCGATTATTTGACCAAGCCGGTGAAGAACGACGAGTTGGTGCGGGTCGTCGAGCGGGTGATCCGAGAAGCCGGATTACGGCGAGAAGTGAATCGGCTTAGACGGGAAGTGCATAAGGAATATAGTTTTCATCACATCATCGGCAAGAGCAAGCCGATGCAGGAGGTGTTCGATCTGATCCGGCGCGTCGCCGACAGCCCCACGAATCTGTTGATCACCGGCGAGAGCGGCACAGGCAAGGAATTAGTGGCGAAGGCCATCCATTATAATAGCGACCGGAAGGATGCGCCCTTTATCCCTGTCAACTGTGCCGCCATTCCAGAGCAACTGCTCGAAAGCGAGCTGTTCGGCCATATGAGAGGGTCGTTCACCGATGCGAAGATGGACAAGCGGGGCCTTTTCGAAGAGGCGCAGAAGGGCACGTTGTTTCTGGACGAGATCAGTGAGCTGCCGCTGATGCTGCAGGCTAAGATCTTGCGCGCGATTCAGGAGAAAGAGATTCGCCGTGTGGGCGCAAATAAGCCGATCGCGGTTGATGTGCGCATCATTGCGGCGACGAATCTCCATCTGACGGAGGAGGTGAAGGCGAAGCGTTTTCGGGAGGACCTGTACTACCGGCTCAATGTGATCGAGCTGCGCTTGCCTCCCTTGCGCGAGCGCCGCGAAGATATTCCTTTGCTCGTGGATGCGTTCATGAAGAAGTGCGCCGAGGTTCGCGGGAAACAGATTCAGGGGGTGAGCGAGTCGGCCTTGGCGATGTTGGTGGATTATGCCTGGCCGGGCAATGTGCGCGAATTGGAAAATGTGATCGAACGGGCCGTCACGCTCACCAGGAGCGAAAAAATCGTTCCTGGCGATCTCCCTGCGGCGATCCAGGGAGCCAGGGGCGATCGGCGCATCCTCGACGATGCGGCGGAACGGACCCTGCCGCTGGACGAAGTGGAAAAGGAATATATCCTCAAGATCCTCGAAAAGACCGGCGGCAATAAGTATCAGGCGGCTCAGATACTGGGGATCGACCGCAAAACGCTCTATCGGAAATTGGGCGAGATCGAGGGGAAGACGCCAGCGTGA
- a CDS encoding Maf family protein, with protein sequence MSLILASTSPRRRELLALLGIPFDVQSPSFEERLEPGRTATEQVQDFAQGKARSVAQHKPEAVVLGSDAVIELDHEVMGKPADLAEARSMLRRLAGRDHRVLTSVALVCSVRALDQVALSSAVVRMKPYDERAYEGYLATGESLGKAGAYSIQGAGGDLIESIDGDFLTVVGLPLRLVARLLAQAGMSLPVDLESLYVTKPYPNWTRFSG encoded by the coding sequence ATGTCACTCATTCTGGCCTCCACCTCTCCACGCCGCCGCGAACTCCTCGCCCTGCTGGGTATTCCGTTCGACGTACAGAGCCCCTCGTTCGAAGAGCGGCTGGAACCTGGCCGGACCGCAACCGAGCAGGTGCAGGATTTTGCGCAGGGCAAGGCCAGATCTGTGGCGCAACACAAGCCTGAGGCGGTCGTGCTGGGGAGTGATGCGGTGATCGAGCTGGACCATGAGGTGATGGGGAAGCCGGCCGATCTGGCGGAGGCTCGTTCGATGCTCCGGCGCCTGGCAGGCCGTGACCATCGAGTCCTCACATCGGTCGCGCTCGTCTGTTCAGTTCGCGCGCTCGACCAGGTTGCCCTGTCCTCAGCCGTCGTGAGGATGAAGCCCTACGATGAGCGAGCGTACGAGGGCTACCTGGCGACAGGAGAAAGTCTCGGCAAGGCTGGCGCCTATTCGATCCAGGGAGCAGGCGGGGACTTAATCGAGTCCATCGATGGTGACTTTTTGACCGTGGTCGGCCTGCCGCTCCGTCTGGTCGCCCGGTTGCTTGCGCAAGCCGGGATGAGCCTGCCGGTCGATCTTGAAAGCCTGTACGTCACCAAGCCCTACCCCAACTGGACTCGCTTCTCCGGTTGA
- a CDS encoding response regulator, whose product MLLIAEDDQEMRSLLCDELWDLGVSIREAADGDEALRSVLDARPTLILTDLRMPAGGLDYISRLRTFAPGVPIVLLTSFGDSKTRADALAIGVEAYFDKPVRLSELKGAVRRLLGPALDGKID is encoded by the coding sequence GTGTTACTCATCGCTGAAGATGATCAGGAAATGCGGAGCCTCCTCTGTGATGAACTCTGGGATCTGGGGGTGTCGATCCGGGAAGCCGCCGATGGGGACGAGGCGCTTCGATCGGTGCTTGATGCCCGCCCGACGCTGATTCTCACGGATCTTCGTATGCCGGCTGGCGGCTTGGATTATATTTCCAGGCTTCGGACCTTTGCTCCCGGCGTGCCGATTGTATTGCTCACGTCATTTGGAGATTCGAAAACGAGAGCCGATGCCTTGGCGATCGGCGTGGAGGCCTACTTCGATAAGCCGGTGCGCCTGAGCGAGCTCAAAGGGGCCGTGCGGCGTCTCCTAGGCCCGGCATTGGATGGAAAAATCGACTGA
- a CDS encoding sigma-54 dependent transcriptional regulator → MAGSQKPHSVVPPFADPVLAARLEAIKQLAGGFSERVAVVDRNFNVVYANESAWLEEAAPSSDHSAKCYEAFAHREDPCGACPATNLFESPDVRSVACSSGGDGVACGMHQAFPLVSSSGEVESVLVRFKAPLNPASAAGGDASAVRDDVRLGELIGSSKPMRELLDMIRLVADSSATVLIQGESGTGKELVAKTIHRTSYRRDKPFVVVDCGSLPETLLESELFGHVKGSFTGAHASKRGLFEEADGGTIFLDEIADTTATFQAKLLRVLQEGEIKPVGGNQSIKIDARVISATNKDLVELVKAKAFRQDLYYRLAVLPLYLPALRDRREDIPLLVQHFVEVSCKRHGQEVRHVPREMMQALTQAPWPGNVRELQHYLERAVVTTSGSELQCKDLVAAGREQAGDDLRTVARGAAQQAERARILQALQQTGGNRAKAAKLLKVSRASLYNKLRTYELGDV, encoded by the coding sequence ATGGCCGGATCTCAAAAGCCCCATTCGGTAGTTCCTCCCTTTGCAGATCCCGTTCTTGCCGCTCGACTGGAAGCCATCAAGCAATTAGCCGGTGGGTTTTCCGAGCGAGTGGCGGTGGTGGATCGAAATTTCAATGTGGTGTATGCGAATGAATCTGCCTGGCTGGAGGAAGCCGCTCCGTCGTCTGATCATTCGGCCAAGTGCTATGAAGCCTTTGCTCACCGGGAAGATCCCTGTGGCGCCTGCCCTGCGACGAACCTGTTCGAATCGCCCGATGTCCGGTCCGTGGCCTGTTCTTCCGGAGGGGATGGTGTGGCCTGTGGCATGCATCAGGCCTTTCCGCTTGTCTCGAGCAGCGGAGAGGTCGAGTCTGTGTTGGTGCGGTTCAAGGCGCCGTTGAATCCTGCGAGTGCTGCCGGGGGCGATGCTTCGGCTGTGCGGGATGACGTGAGGCTCGGTGAGCTGATCGGTTCGAGCAAGCCGATGCGGGAGCTCCTCGACATGATCCGGCTGGTGGCCGACAGCAGCGCGACTGTGTTGATTCAAGGGGAGAGCGGCACCGGGAAGGAACTGGTCGCCAAGACGATTCACCGCACCAGCTATCGACGGGATAAGCCCTTCGTCGTGGTCGATTGCGGTTCGTTGCCGGAAACATTGTTGGAAAGCGAGCTGTTCGGACATGTGAAGGGGTCCTTCACGGGCGCCCACGCTTCGAAGCGAGGGCTCTTTGAGGAAGCCGACGGAGGCACGATCTTTCTGGATGAGATCGCGGACACAACGGCGACGTTTCAAGCCAAGTTGCTGCGGGTGCTGCAAGAGGGAGAGATCAAACCGGTCGGAGGCAATCAATCGATCAAGATCGATGCGCGGGTGATTTCCGCGACGAATAAGGATCTCGTCGAACTCGTCAAGGCCAAGGCCTTTCGCCAGGATTTGTATTATCGGCTCGCCGTGCTCCCGCTCTATCTTCCGGCGCTCCGGGATCGACGAGAGGATATTCCTCTCCTGGTACAGCATTTCGTCGAGGTGTCCTGCAAGCGCCATGGGCAGGAAGTCCGTCATGTGCCGCGGGAGATGATGCAGGCCCTGACCCAGGCCCCCTGGCCCGGCAATGTGCGGGAGTTGCAACATTACCTTGAGCGGGCGGTCGTCACCACGAGCGGGTCCGAGTTGCAGTGCAAGGATCTCGTGGCGGCGGGACGGGAGCAGGCGGGAGATGATCTCCGCACTGTGGCGCGTGGGGCCGCCCAACAGGCCGAACGCGCAAGAATTCTGCAGGCCCTCCAGCAGACTGGAGGCAATCGCGCTAAAGCGGCCAAGCTCCTCAAGGTTAGCCGCGCCAGCCTCTATAACAAGCTTCGCACCTACGAATTGGGCGACGTCTAG
- a CDS encoding tRNA-dihydrouridine synthase codes for MSFWQSLTGPIIGMAPMDGVTDATFRHTVALQGKPDVSFTEFTHVHDVCRGPEFLLDSLVYHEAERPVVAQLYGKDPDLFYQAAHAVCELGFDGLDINMGCPSRSVASSGSGAGLIRTPDVAHAIMQATRQGIADWAAGQTLERAGLKPGRVEAIQRMNEQRQDARPLVRETIPLSVKTRLGYDVAIVDRWIEHLLLEQPAVISLHGRTLQQMYRGEADWSAIARAAEIARGSGTLLFGNGDVHSLQDVVRRVRETGVDGVLVGRATLGAPWFFQQKEEARALLRQQLPGGGPEPVTPSLDARFEMLLDHARRFEAACGTGQFRRMRKHLGWYCKGFPHAASLRASMVRVSSAADVEEVLANFRKTCATLPEVPDQLQSEPFASTQPSPAL; via the coding sequence ATGAGCTTCTGGCAATCACTGACCGGGCCGATCATCGGTATGGCACCGATGGATGGGGTCACCGATGCGACCTTTCGCCATACCGTGGCGCTGCAGGGGAAGCCGGATGTCTCATTCACGGAGTTCACGCATGTGCATGACGTCTGCCGGGGGCCGGAGTTCCTGCTGGACTCCCTCGTGTATCACGAGGCGGAACGGCCGGTCGTCGCGCAGCTCTACGGGAAAGATCCGGACCTCTTCTATCAGGCGGCCCATGCAGTCTGTGAGTTGGGGTTCGATGGGCTGGATATCAACATGGGCTGCCCTTCGCGCAGCGTCGCCTCGTCCGGATCAGGCGCAGGGCTGATTCGAACGCCGGATGTGGCCCATGCGATCATGCAGGCCACTCGACAGGGGATCGCCGATTGGGCGGCAGGCCAGACCCTTGAGCGAGCGGGGCTCAAACCAGGCAGAGTCGAGGCCATTCAGCGGATGAACGAGCAACGGCAGGATGCTCGCCCGCTCGTTCGCGAAACGATTCCCCTGTCCGTCAAGACCCGCCTCGGCTACGACGTGGCGATCGTCGACCGTTGGATCGAACATCTTCTCCTGGAACAGCCGGCCGTGATTTCTCTGCATGGCCGCACCTTGCAACAAATGTATCGAGGGGAAGCGGATTGGAGCGCCATTGCCCGGGCGGCAGAGATTGCGCGGGGCAGCGGAACCCTCTTGTTCGGCAATGGCGATGTGCATAGTCTCCAGGATGTCGTGCGCCGCGTGCGCGAGACAGGCGTCGATGGTGTGTTGGTTGGCCGGGCCACCCTCGGAGCCCCCTGGTTCTTTCAGCAGAAAGAGGAGGCGCGAGCCCTGTTGCGGCAGCAGCTCCCTGGCGGAGGGCCCGAGCCGGTCACGCCGTCACTCGACGCTCGTTTTGAGATGCTGCTCGATCATGCCAGACGGTTCGAGGCTGCCTGTGGAACCGGGCAGTTCAGGCGGATGCGCAAACATCTGGGGTGGTACTGCAAGGGATTTCCCCATGCCGCGTCGCTTCGAGCCAGCATGGTCCGGGTCTCGTCGGCTGCCGACGTGGAAGAGGTGCTGGCGAACTTTCGCAAGACCTGCGCGACGCTCCCTGAGGTTCCTGACCAGCTGCAGTCCGAACCCTTTGCCTCGACGCAACCCTCTCCGGCTCTATAG
- a CDS encoding SUMF1/EgtB/PvdO family nonheme iron enzyme, which yields MSEVRMERLVTVNRVVNMIIAAVVALVIANVAWGLDTQDVTMEWTEAGKKLAAERAAKWRPKDDMVLVPAGEFVMGSDKKTDRLAYRGEIPQRHVYLDAFEIGKYEVTALEYLGFVLATNRPPQVDWRYDGGNFQEAMAHHPIMHVSWYDADAYCKWAGKRLPTEAEWEKAARGVDGRLFPWGKEYAGPSRANFGRTGLSGPVRDRPERLLLYPPIISVDKYENAVSPYGLYQTIGNVSEWVADWYDQDYYAAAPDRNPKGPETGTQKAFRGGGWMDSTTTMRVAMRNGTDPNTRINWMGFRCAKDVPEGAGAKVSQLAP from the coding sequence ATGAGTGAGGTGCGAATGGAAAGGCTAGTGACGGTCAATCGAGTCGTAAATATGATTATCGCTGCGGTCGTGGCCCTGGTGATTGCGAACGTCGCCTGGGGGCTCGATACGCAGGACGTGACGATGGAGTGGACTGAGGCAGGGAAAAAGCTCGCGGCGGAACGGGCCGCCAAGTGGAGACCCAAGGATGACATGGTCCTCGTGCCGGCCGGTGAGTTTGTGATGGGCAGCGACAAGAAGACGGACCGGCTCGCCTATCGCGGCGAGATTCCACAGCGGCATGTTTATCTGGATGCCTTCGAGATCGGCAAGTACGAAGTGACGGCGTTGGAATATCTCGGATTTGTGCTCGCGACGAACCGTCCGCCGCAAGTGGACTGGCGGTATGACGGTGGAAATTTCCAGGAGGCGATGGCGCATCACCCCATCATGCACGTGTCCTGGTATGACGCCGATGCCTACTGCAAGTGGGCAGGCAAGCGGCTGCCGACGGAAGCGGAATGGGAGAAAGCGGCGCGCGGAGTGGACGGGCGGCTCTTTCCCTGGGGCAAAGAATATGCGGGGCCGAGCCGAGCGAATTTCGGGAGAACCGGCCTGTCCGGTCCGGTGCGGGATCGTCCGGAACGACTCTTATTGTATCCGCCGATTATTTCGGTCGATAAATATGAGAATGCCGTGAGCCCCTACGGGCTGTACCAGACGATCGGGAACGTGTCCGAATGGGTGGCCGATTGGTATGACCAGGACTATTACGCGGCAGCGCCTGACCGGAACCCCAAAGGCCCTGAGACCGGCACCCAGAAAGCCTTCCGGGGTGGTGGGTGGATGGACAGCACGACGACTATGCGGGTCGCGATGAGGAACGGAACCGATCCCAATACGAGGATCAATTGGATGGGATTCCGTTGCGCGAAGGATGTGCCGGAGGGGGCAGGGGCAAAAGTGTCGCAGCTTGCGCCGTAA
- a CDS encoding formylglycine-generating enzyme family protein: protein MELHHYSLAWQIRVALAIGLLAWGFLLNGAVHANHLSPKHDPWAQPWELERLALLEVPEGMVSVPGGPFLMGSNPKVDRAAGPQELPQRPVSLDAFEIDRYEVTNVHYLRFVLGTGAAWPEFWMQDPFLEKIASHPVIGVSWEEANAYCRWVGKRLPTEAEWEKAARGEDGRMFPWGNEPAGWMKSNIAHSGSKRGFKYPPLANVNRYDKGVSPYGVYQMAGNVSEWVSDWFDPEYYRRDLSDNPTGPASGELKVFRGGSWNEDPEVARSAGRNGGTPDRRSYLTGLRCAKSTFGKGLEAKGEGRRG, encoded by the coding sequence ATGGAATTGCATCACTACAGTTTGGCGTGGCAAATCAGGGTCGCCTTGGCAATCGGCCTGCTGGCCTGGGGGTTTCTGCTGAATGGCGCAGTGCATGCCAACCATTTGTCTCCCAAGCATGATCCCTGGGCGCAGCCTTGGGAACTAGAACGGCTGGCCTTGCTGGAGGTTCCTGAAGGCATGGTTTCGGTGCCGGGGGGGCCGTTTTTGATGGGCAGTAACCCTAAGGTGGATCGCGCCGCCGGTCCTCAAGAGTTGCCGCAGCGGCCCGTGTCCCTGGATGCCTTCGAGATCGACCGGTACGAAGTCACCAACGTCCATTACCTTCGATTCGTGTTGGGCACAGGGGCGGCGTGGCCGGAGTTTTGGATGCAGGATCCCTTTCTCGAAAAGATCGCATCGCATCCGGTCATCGGGGTGAGCTGGGAGGAGGCCAATGCCTATTGCCGCTGGGTTGGCAAACGGCTTCCGACCGAGGCGGAGTGGGAGAAGGCCGCGCGCGGTGAAGATGGCAGGATGTTTCCCTGGGGCAACGAACCGGCCGGGTGGATGAAAAGCAATATCGCCCATTCCGGTTCGAAGCGCGGATTCAAGTATCCGCCCCTCGCCAATGTGAATCGGTACGACAAGGGCGTCAGTCCCTACGGCGTCTATCAAATGGCGGGCAACGTGAGTGAATGGGTGTCGGATTGGTTCGACCCCGAATACTATCGCCGCGACTTATCGGACAATCCGACTGGGCCTGCCTCCGGCGAACTCAAAGTTTTTCGCGGTGGCTCCTGGAACGAAGATCCGGAGGTTGCGCGATCCGCCGGGCGCAATGGCGGCACGCCGGATCGCAGAAGTTATTTGACGGGATTGCGCTGTGCGAAATCAACATTTGGCAAGGGGCTAGAGGCGAAAGGCGAAGGGCGAAGGGGTTGA
- a CDS encoding DUF692 family protein: MGQYKNRSMGNHNAMQQDFQRRLRPIPPQGMGLSVDVYSPDLFELMTQLKARGLRPNYLEAFKATTTALTAVRQALPDLALAYHGEGLWITQPDVQGSPFFQQDVDEMVMQLNCIQSLWLNHECAMKQMAGYSFGTYVPPLYTPLSAEVVADNIATVQQAMDRQGARADGTAPLFLLELPPLTYFSAGRITIPHFFRLVADLVPCGLVLDIGHLWTVYRYTTACRRMSLEQFVREFLDEFPLERVVEIHVAGLACHESAGESELRAEPPAWLDAHAASIPAVLFMMLEQVLAHPNLVSLRAVALEVDTKPIETIVEEYAEAVRRFDPVVQRTMARGLGAEQMDRALPSCSTQEPVSQSARQQLRDDYGLYAQIISGQVPVTGPDWQETAEDQRGLTSYSTTYLPYEILHWGGDLSEMFPQTCRLLAARGVDLAEFVSFWFRAPRPLTESYDFFLLKIERFIEFVAEFTPEALACVEEESAVLRQAYAEANEVVGPVMEIGQA; the protein is encoded by the coding sequence ATGGGCCAATACAAGAATCGATCGATGGGCAATCACAACGCCATGCAACAGGATTTTCAACGCCGTCTCAGGCCGATTCCCCCACAGGGGATGGGCCTGTCGGTCGACGTCTATTCCCCCGATCTGTTCGAACTGATGACGCAGCTCAAGGCGCGAGGCCTCAGGCCGAACTATCTTGAAGCCTTTAAGGCGACGACGACCGCTCTGACCGCGGTTCGACAGGCGCTGCCAGATCTGGCGCTGGCCTATCACGGAGAAGGCCTTTGGATCACCCAGCCGGACGTGCAAGGGTCGCCGTTCTTCCAGCAGGACGTCGACGAGATGGTCATGCAGCTTAATTGTATACAGAGTCTCTGGCTGAATCATGAATGTGCGATGAAGCAGATGGCCGGCTACTCGTTCGGCACCTATGTGCCGCCGTTGTATACGCCGCTGAGCGCCGAAGTGGTGGCGGATAATATCGCCACGGTGCAGCAGGCGATGGATCGGCAGGGTGCCCGCGCGGACGGAACCGCGCCGCTCTTTCTTTTGGAGTTGCCGCCGCTCACCTATTTTTCAGCCGGCAGGATCACGATTCCTCATTTTTTCAGGCTGGTGGCGGATCTCGTGCCCTGCGGTCTCGTCTTGGACATCGGGCACCTCTGGACGGTCTATCGCTATACAACGGCCTGCCGACGGATGTCCCTTGAGCAATTCGTCAGGGAGTTTCTCGATGAGTTTCCTCTGGAGCGGGTGGTTGAAATTCATGTGGCCGGCTTGGCCTGTCATGAATCGGCCGGTGAGTCGGAGTTGAGAGCGGAGCCTCCAGCCTGGCTGGATGCCCATGCAGCCTCGATTCCAGCGGTCCTCTTCATGATGCTCGAACAGGTCCTGGCCCATCCGAACCTCGTGAGCCTGAGGGCTGTGGCGTTGGAGGTGGACACCAAGCCGATCGAGACGATTGTGGAGGAATATGCAGAGGCGGTCCGGCGTTTCGACCCTGTCGTTCAGCGGACGATGGCCAGAGGGTTGGGCGCTGAACAGATGGATCGGGCGTTGCCGTCCTGTTCAACCCAAGAGCCGGTCAGTCAATCTGCTCGGCAGCAGTTGCGTGACGACTATGGTCTCTATGCGCAAATTATTTCCGGGCAAGTTCCTGTGACAGGACCCGACTGGCAGGAAACGGCGGAAGATCAAAGAGGACTTACGTCCTACAGCACGACCTATTTGCCCTACGAGATCCTTCATTGGGGCGGCGATCTGAGCGAGATGTTTCCGCAGACCTGCAGGCTGTTAGCGGCGCGAGGCGTCGATCTGGCCGAGTTTGTATCCTTCTGGTTTCGCGCGCCCCGTCCCCTCACCGAGTCCTACGATTTCTTTCTGCTCAAGATCGAACGGTTCATCGAGTTTGTGGCGGAGTTCACGCCGGAGGCGCTGGCCTGCGTCGAAGAGGAAAGTGCTGTGCTGAGGCAGGCCTATGCGGAGGCGAATGAAGTGGTGGGGCCTGTGATGGAGATCGGACAAGCCTGA
- a CDS encoding PAS domain S-box protein — protein MNSESFDSEEQFRLIVEAAPNGMLLTDENGTIVMANASALRQFGYERDELLGRSVEVLIPGSSRSDHRQHHAGFMKAPEARSMGGRRELFGLRKDGSEFAVEIGLTPIQTAKGRGVVASIVDISERKRLEAQLRQAERLAELGTLASGMAHEIGTPMNVILGRAEYLLHRTADEGMKKGLTTIVTQVERITKVMNQLLAFARRRTPERRAVDLGAIVEDSLEMFQERIAHSRIRVDKMFASPLPPVRADRDQVMQVLINLVMNSLHAMSEGGALRLSLARDGNYARLDVADTGHGMPEEIRSKVFDPFFTTKEFGKGTGLGLTVVKGIIEEHGGTIMLESVVEKGTTFTIRLPLDLAETAGTSSSTGA, from the coding sequence GTGAACTCAGAATCGTTCGACAGCGAGGAACAGTTTCGTCTCATTGTGGAGGCCGCTCCCAATGGCATGTTGCTTACTGACGAGAACGGGACGATTGTGATGGCGAATGCCTCAGCCCTCCGCCAATTCGGCTACGAGCGGGATGAGTTGCTCGGTCGGTCTGTCGAGGTGCTCATTCCTGGGTCCTCTCGATCTGATCACCGGCAGCACCATGCCGGCTTTATGAAGGCGCCTGAAGCCCGGTCGATGGGGGGGCGGCGCGAGCTGTTCGGTTTGCGGAAGGACGGCAGTGAATTTGCCGTTGAAATCGGACTCACGCCCATTCAGACAGCCAAGGGGCGCGGAGTGGTGGCGTCGATCGTGGATATTTCTGAGCGCAAACGTCTGGAGGCGCAGCTCCGACAGGCGGAGCGGTTGGCGGAGTTGGGCACCTTGGCGTCCGGCATGGCGCATGAAATTGGGACGCCGATGAATGTGATCCTGGGGCGCGCGGAATATCTGCTCCATCGCACCGCCGACGAAGGAATGAAGAAGGGGCTTACCACGATCGTCACGCAGGTTGAGCGCATTACCAAGGTGATGAATCAGCTCCTGGCCTTTGCCAGGCGGAGGACTCCGGAGCGGCGGGCTGTCGATCTCGGTGCGATCGTGGAGGATAGTCTGGAGATGTTCCAGGAGCGGATCGCCCACAGCCGCATTAGGGTCGACAAGATGTTTGCCTCGCCATTGCCTCCTGTTCGTGCTGATCGGGACCAGGTCATGCAAGTGCTCATCAATCTCGTGATGAACAGTCTCCATGCCATGTCGGAGGGGGGGGCGCTCAGGCTGAGCCTCGCTCGTGATGGCAATTACGCGCGACTCGACGTTGCCGATACAGGCCATGGCATGCCGGAGGAGATCCGTTCGAAAGTCTTCGATCCGTTTTTTACCACCAAAGAGTTCGGAAAGGGGACGGGCTTGGGCCTCACGGTGGTGAAGGGCATCATCGAGGAACATGGTGGAACTATTATGCTGGAGAGTGTTGTTGAAAAGGGCACGACCTTTACCATCCGTCTTCCCCTCGATCTGGCTGAGACGGCCGGGACTTCTTCATCGACAGGAGCCTAA